In Bacteroides cellulosilyticus, the genomic stretch AATGTTTGTAATAATACACTAATACAACCTATGCCTTATATATTCTATAAACTTTCTAAACCATGTTTTTTTTCTCCATGTGCCTGTACAACAATGAATAGCATAAGATTTAGAAGTTACTAATTTAGGATGAGGAGCAAACACCTCTGATGCATAAAGTTTAATATCAAGTAACTTTTGTTCTCTATTAATATATTTAAAACCAAAATTTCTTGCATAAAAAGCCATAATATCTGGAAGTATTATTTTATTATTAAAAAGTCCATCAGCAAGAATAAAATTCTTACCTATATAATAATCCAAACAACTCTTTATATAACTATTTCCCTTTTCTGCACCTATCACGGCGGCTTGCACTTGAAGCCCTAAACCTATTTGTATTGAATCATATAATAAGTTTCCTTCGTCATCAAAAAAACCATTTTGCAAAGCAATAGGATATATTTTAGGATTAAATTCTATAGCAGAAAATGCAGGATCGCTTAAAAAAATATCAAAACTTTTAAGCACCCGCACATCAGAATCTAAATAAATACCACCTTCTGTGTATAAGGCATGTAAACGAATATAATCTGCTGCAAAAGCCCATTTTTTACATTCATATGCCTCTTTGACAAAAGGAACAGAAGTTACATCAAAATTAGTTGTATCCCATTTTTTTATTGTATAATCAGGCAGTTTCTCCTTCCATGATTCAATACATTTCTTTATCAAATCGGGATATGGTTCATTACTTAGCCAACAAAAGTGAATCACTTTAGGTATCATAATAAGTATATTTTACTTTTAATTTCTAATATAAAATTTATCTGTAAATACTCATCGTATAGCTCTATAAGGCCTTTTACCAGCATCACAGTCTACTTTGAGTTACATTTTATTAACAATTAAGTTATTTTACAATATTCATCGTCAAAAGCTTCATATAATCCATTGTCTCTGAAACGAAATCTCTTAAAATCTTCGTAATATATTTAACTGGACGCAACCTATTTATCTATGATTGAATAAATCAAAGAAGTGTTTTAGCTGTCTATTTCGAGCCACAGAATAAATAATTTTTCTGACCTAAACAAATCAATTTTATCAGAGTCTTACCGATAAATTTATTGAAGACCTTGACCAATTCTATAATTTTATCATAAAATTGGAAACTACCATTATTCAGGAGAACATTATGCAAATACGGTAATAACATCTTACTCCTATATACTTTTCAAGATATTAAATAAACTTGAAACGCATAAATCTTAATAAAAAAAATGATACACAAATAATTAAAACCTCACAAGCTAATATTTTAATTCATTACAAAGGTAAAAATACAGAGAACACCAGTAAATGTTATACACAATGTGAATTTACAATTATTACAGATATATCAAATTAAATAAATCCTTTAAACCTATGTCTTATTTTTCTCTGAAAGACATCACCGAGTCCTTCACATTAATATAGATTTATATTATATAAATATTCCCGATCCGGGTTCTTTTGTTTTGTTAGATAAGACGAATAAGGGATATAACGACAATCATACCCTATATTACCTCTTGTTTCTAACGAAGATGGTAAATAAAAAGCACGAATTCCTACATATAATGAATAGATGAAACAGCAGCGAATATACAACATTCTATAAGTATTTTTATGCATAAAGAAGGAGTTAACTACCATTACTATCAACAACAAGTCCCAATAGTTCACAATACGGGATAAAATTAACAACTTTAGTCTAAGAACAATAAAGAACATGTACAAAACCAGCAGTTTACATTTTTCCTCATTGGTTTCTTTCAAAGAAACTATCAAATAAGGATACAATACCTGCGTAAGCAATATAAATATTATCCCAACAATAGTTATATTAATAAAACCATAGTCGTCACTTGCCAAATAAAAGACAGAACGTTCAGTCATATTATCTGGTAGAAAAAGATCTAAAAATAAAAAGTATTCAAAAAGTCCATTAGCATCAAAAAGGAATAAGGATAAAAGAGCCACAACAGTACAAAATACGATCAAACGCTTTAATGATATAAAATGTACAACAACAGTCAGTATTATAACTATAAAAGAGAACCAATGAATAAATAAAATTGGAATAGAAAACAACAAAAACTTATAAATATTTTTATGAGTAAAATAAGCGAGTAAAATATTCAAATAAATTGCAACACACAAAGACTCTCTCATTATCTCAAAATTAAAGTTCCACCACATTATACAATAATATGCTAGTATCACAAGAAAGTATTTAGTAGTAGTTTTATAAATAAAACGAAAAACTAAAATATTAACAGCAAATGCTTGAACAAGTTGTACTAGTACGAAATCATTATAAATACTTTTACAAACAATATTTATCAACAACCATAATGGCTGATTTGCAATACTGAAATCAACACTCAACCAATCAGATAGTTTTGGAAGTTTTTCAAATACTTCCATATATCTCATAGAATCAACACCTATACGATATCTTAATCCAGCAACGAGACTGAGAATAACACAACACAAAATGAAAAAATTCTTTTTATTTTTATTTTGTGTTGAAGAAAAATCATATATTAATGACAAAATCACAAAAAACAAAAAAAGAGAGATATATACTAGCATAAGCGAACGACTAATTACATATCAAAGAAAGTTTCTTATAAAAAGCACTTCCTCCAATAGCTATTAGTACTTTTTTACAAAACAAAGAAAAAGAATAATGTAGTTTAGAAAAAGAATAGTACACTTTCTCTTGACATGTTTCTTCCAAGAAAGAAAAATGTATTGCAAAATCTTTCTTACTCTTTTCCTCTTTTACGCATGTTGAAATATACAATTCTTTATGCACTAAAACATCATTTAATACATTGTGCATTTCAATTTTAACTTCATCATCATTTCTATATAAAGTGTTTTGAGTTGTCACCCCAAGCACTCCTATTGGTTTAAAATCATTACTATCAATTGTTATGACTGGAACACCCACATCACGTACAGCACGTGCTGTACCTGAATTTGAGATACAAACATCCATTTGGTCAATCAACCTCAGTGGCATAGGAAAAAGAAAACCAGTCATAACCAAACGCACATTATCAAACATTTGATATTGCTTAACGATCTCTTTCATTATATCTTCACCACCATTAGCATTTCCACCTATATATATAATTACAAATGTATTTTTTCTATTATTCTTCTGCAAAAACGTAATTATATCAGAAACCGTCATAATTACAAAAGGTTTATCCAAGCGTCCTATAATCCCAATGACATAATCTGCTGCAAAATTTCTAACAGTATCTATTAATGAAGAATCAATATCCATAATAGAAGGCAAAGTGTAATAAGCAGGAAGATGATAGCATTGACATTGAGGTATGTTCTCATTAGAAAAAAAAGACTTCATTGTTTTTTCATGAATAAAAACCAATTCCTTACGATCAAATTTAAACTTCATAAAAGAAGATAATACCGGAGGGCATTTGGGAGTTTCAGTTATATCAAAAATTAAATGTTTGACACGTGTTTGCTCAGCCAATAATTCCCCCCAAGTAGAAAGCGATGAAGAATGACTCTCAATTACGCATTGCTTATATGAACAAATATCACAACACCTCAACATTCTTTTTAGAAGCTGTTTTCTTTTGAACAAAGTATAATAATAGGCTGGTAACAATAACTCTTTCATAACTCCACTTTCATATTGAGAGAAATCGTCTATCAGAAAATTTCCAGCCGTAGTTGAATATACAAAAATATCCCAACCTTTACTCTTCAAGTATTCAGCCTTACTTTTAATATACATCTGCCCACCACCTACATCCGCCACACTATAAGTTATAAATACATATAAATTCATCGTCACTAATTAGATAACATAAAGTAATACTAATCTTTATTTATAAAGAAAATCTAATCAGACATTAATGACAAAATTCTCTTCTTCTAAGTTCGCACATACATTTCATTTTTACGCATTCCCCCATAACTTATTAAAACGATTCATTTCCATTTCATCTTTCATATCCCTCAGATATTCAAGATATCCATATTTAGGAGTATATCCTAAATCTATTTGGGTCTTAGTAATATCTAATACAAATTGAGGAGATGAGGGCTTTGAAGGACAATATATTTTAGGACTCGGATTATTTTTAGAGGAAAAGACTTCTATAATTCCATCTATCTGTTCTTCTAAAGACACTCCTACCCCCGTTCCTACATTATAAATTCCACCTTGAACAGTCGTTTCCAAACACCCTCTTATTATTTGAAGTAAATCCTTTATATAAGTAATTTCTTTTTTCTGTGCAGGATTTCCCCAAACCTCAATAGGCTCACCTCGCATAGCTTTTTCTATCAACAAACGATAAGCTAAATATTTTCTTTCACCATTAACATAATAATAAGGCGAACCATGATATGCATAAATTGTAGGAAGACGAAGAATGAAATACTTAAAGTTATAAGTTATCGCATAATGCTCTATAAAGTTAACAGCAGCATTTTTACATATAGAATACACAGAATGATCACCTGTTACAGGAAAACGTCGCTCTACATCTGCTGAAATTTTATTTTCAGATCCAAATAAATACAATATATCTGAAATTGATTGAGAGAAAACAAATCTATTACAATTAATTCTTTTCGCATATTCTAATACATTCAATGTCCCCATAACAATCGTATTGACATACTCATAAGGATTATATCCCTCCATCTTTGCAGGCATAGCACCTGCAAAATTCAATACAGCCTCTATATTCTTGTGAGGTAATACCTCAAAGCTTTCACTATCAGAAATATCAATCGAATAGTACGATATTTGATGATCCGAAAAAAAATTATTATCAGATTTTCTCCTACCAACAGCTATAACATCATATCCTAAATCTTTCAGAAAAAGGGAAGTATATGCACCAACTGTGCCTGTAGCTCCAAAAATTATTACTTTTTTCATATAACATTTACTTTTATAAAATTACAAGGATTGTCAAAAAATAAATCCATATCTAATCGAGTTTCAAACTCTAACAAAAGAATACCAATAGTCTGATTAGAACCTAAAAAAACGCCTACTTCAGTTCCTTCTTCTATAAAGATATAAGCCCCATTTAATTTCCCACTAAAATCTGTAGTAATCTGATATCCTCTATAAATACCAGAGACAGAACTATGAAGCGCATAATAGGCAAAATTGTGATCATTCTTACTGATATGAATAGGCAAAGTATTCCCCAAAGCCGCTTCTACAGCTAAAGCAACCATATTTACACCCGTATAATTTTGAATAACTTCCGGTATACAGTTTCCACCATTGCGAGGTCCCAATTCCATTATATAAATACACCCAGATTTATCTACCATGACTTCTAAATTAAAAGATAGATTTCTCAACCCAGATAGAGAAATAACATGCTCTATTTCTTTTGTTATACGTTCCTTAAGAGAGGAAGGTAATTGAGCGGGAAACTTCATTCCACATGGCACATATCCTGTAATATTATTATCAACAACCTGTTCACCATAACACACGAATTCCAAATGATCCATCCCATAAAATCCATCACCACCAATTTGAGGTCCAACTTTTTCTATATATTCCTCTATTATTATGATCTTCTTACGAGAAAAAGATAAAGCATATTCAAAAGCTGCAGAGATATCTTGCTTATTACAAACCTTAGTTATCCCTTTACTACCAGAAGAATCTACAGGCTTCACCATTACAGGATAATTCCATTCATCCAAAGAAATATCAGAATAACATATGTATGATTTAGATTTCGGAACATGAAATCCATTTGATTCTAAGAATTGACGCCAAAGATGTTTTTCACCCAAAAGACAAACTTTATCATAGGGATTACCTGGCAATCCTAACTGTTCTGAAACATAAGCCGCAATAGGTGCTGCAGGATCTGAAGCAAAACACAGAATACCGTCCACTCTTAAAGTCTTTGCTAAGAATAATACAGCTTCTTTATCAGTAGTACTCACATTATGATACTCATCCGCATATCTATGCCCTGGATTGCTCGGTAGATAATCACATGTTATGACATAATATCCTTCAGATTTCGCATATTGAATAGCTGGAAGCTGAAACCAGGTTCCACCTAAAATCAAAATTTTCTTCATTTATTCCTTAACATTATATTCAACTTCGCAGCTACAATTCAACAAAATTCACTTATAGAAAAGCCAATATTAAACTCAACATTCAAAACCAGAATTATATTACACAATTAATTCTAAAATGCGAGCTATATCTTCATCAGTAAGATCATGATACATTGGTAAACAAATAACTTCATTTGCCTTTTTAATAGAATTTTGCAACCCTTCAGGTTTGGCAGATTCTAATCCACGATAAGTAGAAAATTCACTTATCAAAGGATAAAAATACCGCCTACCTAAAACATTATGTTGTTTCATTTTAAAGTAAAGTTCATCACGGCTCATTCCATATTTTTCAGCATCTACAAAAATAGGAAAATAAGAATAGTTATGACGGACATTAGGCATATCTTCCATAAAATGAATACCGGGCACTCCTCGTAATGAATCACG encodes the following:
- a CDS encoding EpsG family protein, giving the protein MLVYISLFLFFVILSLIYDFSSTQNKNKKNFFILCCVILSLVAGLRYRIGVDSMRYMEVFEKLPKLSDWLSVDFSIANQPLWLLINIVCKSIYNDFVLVQLVQAFAVNILVFRFIYKTTTKYFLVILAYYCIMWWNFNFEIMRESLCVAIYLNILLAYFTHKNIYKFLLFSIPILFIHWFSFIVIILTVVVHFISLKRLIVFCTVVALLSLFLFDANGLFEYFLFLDLFLPDNMTERSVFYLASDDYGFINITIVGIIFILLTQVLYPYLIVSLKETNEEKCKLLVLYMFFIVLRLKLLILSRIVNYWDLLLIVMVVNSFFMHKNTYRMLYIRCCFIYSLYVGIRAFYLPSSLETRGNIGYDCRYIPYSSYLTKQKNPDREYLYNINLY
- a CDS encoding acetyl-CoA carboxylase biotin carboxylase subunit family protein, encoding MKKILILGGTWFQLPAIQYAKSEGYYVITCDYLPSNPGHRYADEYHNVSTTDKEAVLFLAKTLRVDGILCFASDPAAPIAAYVSEQLGLPGNPYDKVCLLGEKHLWRQFLESNGFHVPKSKSYICYSDISLDEWNYPVMVKPVDSSGSKGITKVCNKQDISAAFEYALSFSRKKIIIIEEYIEKVGPQIGGDGFYGMDHLEFVCYGEQVVDNNITGYVPCGMKFPAQLPSSLKERITKEIEHVISLSGLRNLSFNLEVMVDKSGCIYIMELGPRNGGNCIPEVIQNYTGVNMVALAVEAALGNTLPIHISKNDHNFAYYALHSSVSGIYRGYQITTDFSGKLNGAYIFIEEGTEVGVFLGSNQTIGILLLEFETRLDMDLFFDNPCNFIKVNVI
- a CDS encoding NAD-dependent epimerase/dehydratase family protein → MKKVIIFGATGTVGAYTSLFLKDLGYDVIAVGRRKSDNNFFSDHQISYYSIDISDSESFEVLPHKNIEAVLNFAGAMPAKMEGYNPYEYVNTIVMGTLNVLEYAKRINCNRFVFSQSISDILYLFGSENKISADVERRFPVTGDHSVYSICKNAAVNFIEHYAITYNFKYFILRLPTIYAYHGSPYYYVNGERKYLAYRLLIEKAMRGEPIEVWGNPAQKKEITYIKDLLQIIRGCLETTVQGGIYNVGTGVGVSLEEQIDGIIEVFSSKNNPSPKIYCPSKPSSPQFVLDITKTQIDLGYTPKYGYLEYLRDMKDEMEMNRFNKLWGNA
- a CDS encoding glycosyltransferase family 32 protein, whose product is MIPKVIHFCWLSNEPYPDLIKKCIESWKEKLPDYTIKKWDTTNFDVTSVPFVKEAYECKKWAFAADYIRLHALYTEGGIYLDSDVRVLKSFDIFLSDPAFSAIEFNPKIYPIALQNGFFDDEGNLLYDSIQIGLGLQVQAAVIGAEKGNSYIKSCLDYYIGKNFILADGLFNNKIILPDIMAFYARNFGFKYINREQKLLDIKLYASEVFAPHPKLVTSKSYAIHCCTGTWRKKTWFRKFIEYIRHRLY